From the Paenibacillus sp. FSL H8-0548 genome, one window contains:
- the rimP gene encoding ribosome maturation factor RimP, giving the protein MSISKIKAAVQEMALPFLSSNGFELVDIEYVKEGSNYFLRIFVDKEGGIDIDDCGRISEFMSEQLDANDPVTDVYFLEVSSPGAERPLKNEADVSKAIGKHVYITTYEPISGAKEFEGLLLSFDGETAVVRTVKKEYSIPYVKVASARLAIVF; this is encoded by the coding sequence TTGAGTATTTCCAAAATCAAAGCTGCCGTACAGGAAATGGCGCTGCCATTTCTAAGCAGTAATGGATTTGAACTGGTTGATATTGAGTATGTCAAAGAAGGAAGCAATTATTTCCTTCGCATATTTGTTGATAAAGAAGGCGGCATCGACATTGATGATTGCGGACGTATCAGCGAATTTATGAGTGAGCAATTGGATGCGAATGATCCAGTAACAGATGTTTATTTTCTTGAGGTATCTTCGCCAGGGGCGGAAAGACCGCTTAAGAATGAAGCTGATGTAAGTAAAGCTATCGGTAAACACGTTTACATAACGACATATGAACCGATTAGCGGCGCTAAAGAATTTGAGGGGCTGCTACTTTCATTTGACGGGGAAACAGCGGTTGTACGTACTGTAAAGAAAGAGTACAGCATTCCATATGTCAAGGTAGCAAGCGCTAGGCTCGCTATCGTTTTCTAA
- the nusA gene encoding transcription termination factor NusA, whose translation MSMDFIEALQEIERDKGITKDVLLEAIEAALISSYKRNFNTAQNVRVDINRHTGVIKVYARKTVVDEVLDPRLEITVEASREINPHYQLDDIADIEVTPRDFGRIAAQTAKQVVTQRIREAERGLIYNAFIDKEEDIVNGIVQRQDVRNLFVDLGKVEAVLPLTELMPTDKFKHGDRVKAYITKVENTTKGPQIILSRTHPGLLKRLFELEVPEIYDGVVEIRSVAREAGFRSKIAVHSRNSEVDPVGSCVGQKGLRVQTIVNELKGEKIDIVRWSESVDEYVANALSPSKVLEVIVFEQEKMARVIVPDYQLSLAIGIKGQNARLAAKLTGWKIDIKSETQAEQEYGRPKSLTTVMHQDSVSID comes from the coding sequence ATGAGTATGGATTTTATTGAAGCACTGCAGGAAATAGAAAGAGATAAAGGGATTACTAAAGATGTACTCCTGGAAGCCATTGAGGCAGCGCTTATCTCCAGCTACAAAAGAAATTTTAACACCGCTCAAAACGTACGCGTAGATATTAATCGTCACACTGGCGTTATTAAAGTTTATGCTCGTAAAACTGTCGTTGATGAGGTTCTCGATCCACGGCTTGAAATTACGGTAGAGGCTTCGCGTGAAATCAATCCGCATTATCAGCTTGACGATATTGCCGACATTGAAGTAACTCCGCGTGATTTTGGCCGTATCGCTGCTCAAACAGCGAAGCAAGTTGTAACTCAGCGTATTCGTGAGGCAGAGCGCGGACTGATCTATAACGCATTTATCGATAAGGAAGAAGATATCGTCAACGGTATCGTACAGCGTCAGGATGTTCGCAACCTGTTCGTCGACCTTGGCAAGGTTGAAGCGGTACTGCCTTTGACGGAGCTTATGCCAACCGATAAATTCAAACATGGCGACCGTGTTAAGGCTTATATTACAAAGGTTGAGAATACGACTAAGGGTCCTCAAATCATTTTATCCCGTACACATCCTGGCCTCTTAAAACGTCTTTTCGAGCTCGAAGTACCTGAGATTTATGATGGTGTCGTTGAGATTCGCTCGGTGGCCCGTGAAGCTGGCTTCCGTTCGAAAATCGCTGTTCACTCTCGTAATTCAGAGGTTGATCCAGTCGGATCTTGTGTAGGGCAAAAGGGTTTGCGCGTTCAGACGATCGTAAACGAGCTAAAGGGCGAGAAAATCGATATCGTTCGTTGGTCTGAAAGCGTGGACGAATATGTTGCGAATGCACTCAGCCCGTCAAAGGTGCTAGAGGTTATCGTATTCGAACAAGAGAAAATGGCAAGAGTTATCGTTCCAGATTACCAGCTTTCGCTTGCAATTGGCATTAAAGGCCAAAACGCAAGGCTTGCTGCTAAGCTTACAGGCTGGAAAATCGATATTAAAAGTGAAACGCAAGCAGAACAGGAGTATGGCCGTCCGAAATCGTTAACGACGGTTATGCATCAGGATTCCGTTTCAATCGATTAA
- a CDS encoding YlxR family protein — protein MRPRKVPLRKCVACQEMMPKKELIRIVRTPAEEVQIDLTGKKAGRGAYLCGKVSCFKLAKKSKALDRALKQHVGEHIYDQLEQDFVAVEEQFIASKELISDEAE, from the coding sequence ATGAGACCGAGAAAAGTACCGCTTCGCAAATGTGTCGCTTGTCAGGAGATGATGCCGAAGAAGGAACTGATTCGGATTGTGCGGACACCAGCCGAAGAGGTGCAGATTGACCTGACAGGCAAAAAAGCAGGCCGCGGAGCGTATTTATGCGGTAAAGTCAGTTGCTTTAAACTAGCGAAAAAATCTAAGGCGCTTGATCGAGCGCTTAAACAGCATGTCGGAGAGCATATTTACGATCAACTTGAACAGGATTTTGTAGCGGTAGAGGAGCAGTTTATCGCAAGCAAGGAGCTGATAAGCGATGAAGCAGAATAA
- a CDS encoding ribosomal L7Ae/L30e/S12e/Gadd45 family protein: protein MKQNKSLSQLGMAMRAGKLITGDEIVLKAVRNKKVHLVVIAGDASENTKKKFRDKCNTYGIQLAEAFDREQLGKAIGKPDRVVLAVTDAQFGKMIASHLSHNTEVDHIGQ from the coding sequence ATGAAGCAGAATAAAAGCTTATCGCAGCTTGGCATGGCAATGCGTGCGGGGAAGCTGATTACAGGGGATGAAATCGTCCTTAAGGCTGTAAGAAACAAAAAAGTGCATCTCGTTGTCATTGCAGGAGATGCTTCAGAAAATACGAAAAAAAAATTTCGTGACAAATGCAACACCTACGGAATACAACTCGCCGAAGCATTCGACCGTGAGCAACTAGGAAAGGCGATTGGTAAGCCCGATCGGGTTGTACTAGCGGTAACTGATGCGCAATTCGGAAAAATGATTGCGAGTCATCTGAGCCATAATACGGAGGTGGATCATATTGGACAATAA
- the infB gene encoding translation initiation factor IF-2, whose translation MDNKQDSKDNKDKLRVYEYAKSLNMSSKEIITILKRLDLPVNNHMSVMENEMVKKVEGFFRNIKANAAAKRAQETTTASVSSAQSAASRPQSQPPAQQELKQQPATENKNTNQDRQGPMNSINTKPQTKEQSEQRPAGQQTNRPAQTSSNNRPAQSSSNSSRPSQGQGGQGNRPAQSSTGSSRPSQGQGGQSNRPASSGPNRPAQGGQGNSPSRPSAPRQDATSRPASSGQSRFDSKPAQGQARSNDNKNARPGQKRFEDGKPGGYRGNNNRGGQKGRGGKFQQQQPPREKIDNTPKKIIVRGTMTVGELAKLLHKDASEVIKKLIFLGVMATINQEIDMDAIHLIATDYGVEVEVKIPVEEDSFETVEEADEETDLVSRPPVVTIMGHVDHGKTTLLDAIRKTNVTSGEAGGITQHIGAYQVEINNKKITFLDTPGHEAFTLMRARGAQVTDITIIVVAADDGIMPQTVEAISHAKAAGVPIIVAVNKIDKPEANIEKIKQEMTEYELVPEEWGGDTIFVEVSAKQRIGLEGLLEMILLVAEVNDYKANPNKRARATVIEAELDKGKGPVARILVQHGTLKIGDAFVAGNCFGRIRAMVNDKGRRLKEAGPSTPIEITGLTEVPQAGDPFMVFEDERKARAIADRRSIKQRQTDMGSNTRVTLEDLYNHIKDGEIKDLNVIIKSDVQGATEALKGSLAKIEIEGVRVKIIHSGVGAITESDIILASASNAIVIGFNVRPDPQAEATIAQEKVDVRMHRVIYNVIDEIEQAMKGMLDPIYKEVVIGHAEVRNVFKVTKVGAIAGCMITSGKITRSAEARLIRAGIVVFTGKIESLKRFKDDAKEVAQGYECGITLDRFNDLREGDTIEAFVMETVER comes from the coding sequence TTGGACAATAAACAAGACAGCAAGGACAATAAGGATAAGCTGCGCGTTTACGAGTATGCCAAGTCACTGAATATGAGCAGCAAGGAAATTATTACGATTCTCAAACGACTTGATTTGCCAGTCAATAACCATATGAGCGTCATGGAAAATGAAATGGTGAAAAAGGTTGAAGGTTTTTTCCGTAATATTAAAGCGAATGCCGCAGCTAAACGGGCTCAGGAAACGACAACTGCGTCTGTATCCTCCGCACAATCTGCTGCAAGTCGGCCGCAATCGCAGCCACCGGCTCAACAGGAGCTTAAGCAACAGCCAGCAACAGAAAATAAAAATACGAATCAAGACAGACAGGGGCCTATGAATTCTATTAATACGAAACCACAAACCAAAGAGCAGTCCGAACAGCGACCAGCAGGACAGCAAACTAATCGTCCGGCGCAAACGTCCAGCAATAACCGTCCAGCACAAAGCAGTTCTAATTCAAGCCGTCCAAGTCAAGGACAAGGCGGACAAGGCAATCGTCCTGCGCAATCCAGCACAGGCTCAAGCCGTCCAAGTCAAGGGCAAGGCGGACAAAGCAATCGTCCGGCTTCATCAGGACCAAATCGTCCAGCACAAGGTGGACAAGGAAATTCACCAAGCCGTCCGAGCGCACCGCGTCAAGACGCTACTAGCCGTCCGGCTTCATCAGGTCAAAGTCGCTTTGACTCTAAGCCTGCACAAGGCCAAGCTCGCAGCAATGATAATAAAAATGCAAGACCTGGTCAAAAACGTTTTGAAGATGGTAAACCAGGCGGCTATAGAGGCAACAACAATCGTGGCGGACAAAAAGGCCGCGGCGGTAAATTCCAGCAGCAGCAGCCTCCACGTGAAAAAATTGATAACACACCTAAGAAAATTATCGTACGCGGTACGATGACTGTTGGGGAATTGGCTAAATTGCTTCATAAAGATGCATCTGAAGTTATTAAGAAGCTGATCTTCCTTGGTGTTATGGCTACAATCAACCAAGAAATCGACATGGATGCGATTCATCTGATCGCTACCGACTATGGTGTTGAGGTTGAAGTGAAGATTCCTGTTGAGGAAGATTCGTTTGAAACAGTTGAAGAAGCAGACGAAGAAACTGATTTGGTATCACGTCCGCCAGTAGTTACGATAATGGGTCACGTTGACCACGGTAAAACAACATTGCTTGATGCCATTCGTAAAACAAACGTAACAAGCGGAGAAGCAGGCGGAATTACGCAGCATATCGGAGCATATCAAGTTGAAATTAATAATAAGAAGATTACGTTCCTTGATACACCTGGTCACGAAGCGTTTACGCTAATGCGTGCTCGCGGAGCGCAGGTAACCGATATTACCATTATTGTCGTAGCAGCTGATGATGGCATTATGCCGCAAACGGTTGAAGCGATTAGCCATGCTAAAGCAGCAGGCGTTCCGATCATTGTAGCGGTTAACAAAATCGACAAGCCAGAAGCAAATATTGAGAAGATCAAACAAGAAATGACTGAATATGAACTAGTTCCGGAAGAGTGGGGCGGCGATACGATTTTCGTCGAGGTTTCTGCTAAACAAAGAATTGGTCTTGAAGGTTTGCTTGAGATGATTTTGCTCGTAGCTGAAGTTAATGATTATAAAGCTAATCCAAATAAACGCGCTCGTGCAACCGTAATTGAAGCCGAGCTTGATAAAGGTAAAGGCCCAGTTGCACGTATTCTTGTTCAGCATGGTACTTTGAAAATCGGAGATGCTTTCGTTGCCGGCAATTGCTTCGGTCGTATTAGAGCGATGGTTAACGATAAAGGCCGCCGCTTAAAAGAAGCAGGCCCATCTACTCCAATTGAAATTACTGGCTTAACTGAAGTACCGCAAGCGGGAGATCCGTTTATGGTATTTGAAGATGAGCGCAAGGCACGTGCGATTGCTGATCGTCGTTCCATTAAACAGCGCCAAACGGATATGGGTTCCAATACACGTGTTACGCTCGAAGATCTGTATAACCATATCAAAGATGGTGAAATTAAAGATCTGAATGTTATTATTAAATCAGACGTTCAGGGCGCAACAGAGGCACTTAAGGGTTCACTTGCAAAAATTGAGATCGAAGGCGTACGCGTTAAAATCATCCATAGCGGTGTTGGCGCAATTACAGAATCCGATATTATTTTGGCATCTGCTTCCAATGCAATTGTAATCGGCTTTAACGTTCGTCCTGATCCACAAGCAGAAGCTACTATCGCTCAAGAAAAAGTTGACGTTCGTATGCACCGCGTTATTTACAACGTAATCGATGAGATTGAGCAAGCGATGAAAGGGATGCTTGATCCGATCTACAAAGAGGTCGTTATCGGTCATGCTGAAGTTCGTAACGTATTTAAAGTTACGAAGGTTGGAGCAATTGCCGGCTGTATGATTACTTCTGGTAAAATCACTCGCAGCGCTGAAGCACGCTTAATTCGTGCAGGGATTGTTGTCTTCACTGGTAAAATCGAATCCCTTAAGCGTTTCAAGGATGATGCTAAAGAAGTTGCACAAGGCTATGAGTGCGGCATAACGCTTGATCGTTTCAATGATCTTCGTGAAGGCGATACAATTGAAGCATTTGTCATGGAAACAGTAGAGAGGTGA
- the rbfA gene encoding 30S ribosome-binding factor RbfA, which translates to MAKIRVGRVGEQIKKELSQIIQTELKDPRIGFITVTGVETSSDLSQAKVYLSVLGSEEQKEATLKALASGTGFIRTELGKRMRLRHTPVLLFKFDSSIEYGSRIEALLENINNGNATR; encoded by the coding sequence ATGGCAAAAATCCGAGTAGGACGGGTTGGCGAGCAGATTAAAAAAGAGCTTAGCCAAATTATACAGACCGAGCTTAAGGATCCAAGAATTGGTTTTATTACAGTGACTGGCGTAGAAACGTCTAGCGATTTGTCACAAGCGAAAGTATATTTGAGCGTACTGGGCAGTGAAGAGCAGAAGGAAGCGACACTAAAGGCTCTTGCTAGCGGTACAGGCTTTATTCGTACGGAGCTTGGCAAGCGTATGCGTCTTCGTCATACACCGGTATTGCTATTCAAGTTTGACAGCAGTATTGAGTACGGCAGTCGAATTGAGGCTTTGCTTGAAAATATTAACAATGGGAATGCAACTCGATGA
- a CDS encoding bifunctional oligoribonuclease/PAP phosphatase NrnA — protein MMAHSSYLKQLDHALAFMNDYNHFLVVSHVQPDGDAISSTVVVGWLLQKLGKSAVLINEGELPSRLSYLTEFDTIVNYKKAAPKQQFDAIIAVDCADFKRIGEVASSFALDAKLLNIDHHPTNNGFGSVNVIRAEAAATVEILFDLIERAEIALDLNCATAIYTGLLTDTGGFRYSNTSPRVMEIASQLLAVGVSGNKLADHLLEKMTMAKLKLLQMALNRLTFTDNLEIGWVFIGKDDLRNTGAVSEDLEGIVNYALNVDGVEVGILFKEAEDGSVKASLRSAGKANVAAIAQEFGGGGHVRAAGCRLEGTVADSITKLVEAVGKALV, from the coding sequence ATGATGGCTCACAGCAGCTATTTGAAGCAGCTTGATCATGCGCTAGCATTTATGAATGATTATAATCATTTTTTAGTGGTATCACATGTTCAACCCGACGGTGACGCGATTAGCTCAACTGTTGTGGTAGGATGGCTGCTTCAGAAGCTAGGAAAATCTGCTGTGCTTATTAATGAAGGTGAGCTGCCTTCTAGACTAAGCTATTTAACTGAATTCGATACCATTGTAAATTATAAGAAAGCTGCTCCCAAGCAGCAGTTCGATGCTATTATTGCAGTCGATTGTGCCGATTTCAAAAGAATTGGTGAGGTAGCGAGCAGCTTTGCACTAGATGCAAAGCTGCTTAATATTGACCATCACCCAACGAATAACGGATTTGGCAGCGTAAATGTGATACGAGCTGAAGCAGCCGCAACCGTAGAAATACTGTTTGATTTAATTGAAAGAGCAGAGATTGCTTTGGATTTAAATTGCGCAACAGCGATTTATACCGGTTTGCTTACGGATACTGGCGGTTTTCGGTATTCCAATACGAGTCCGCGTGTAATGGAGATTGCTTCGCAGCTTCTAGCGGTAGGCGTTTCGGGCAACAAGCTCGCCGATCATTTGCTTGAAAAAATGACGATGGCTAAGCTCAAGCTTCTCCAAATGGCTTTAAATCGACTCACGTTTACTGACAATTTGGAAATCGGTTGGGTATTTATCGGCAAAGACGATTTGCGCAATACAGGCGCAGTATCTGAAGATCTTGAAGGTATTGTAAATTATGCGCTTAATGTTGATGGTGTTGAGGTAGGGATTTTATTTAAAGAAGCAGAGGATGGATCTGTCAAAGCCAGTCTTCGTTCTGCTGGTAAAGCTAATGTAGCTGCAATCGCTCAAGAGTTTGGCGGTGGCGGTCACGTTAGAGCAGCAGGCTGTCGTCTTGAAGGCACGGTAGCAGATTCGATTACAAAGCTTGTTGAAGCAGTTGGAAAGGCGTTGGTTTAA
- the truB gene encoding tRNA pseudouridine(55) synthase TruB translates to MDGILAVWKPEGWTSHDVVAKVRRILKMKRIGHAGTLDPMVTGVLPLCLGRATRVVEYVQERPKSYEAVLQLGIATDTEDITGTVIEQQSSVTVTEEAIREALLRFVGEIEQVPPMYSAVKIDGKRLYELAREGKTVERKSRKVTIHQIDLINVQLELEQPKITFSVVCSKGTYIRTLCVDVGKALGVPATMAHLTRTMSGGITKESCLTLEQIEELQQSGQLSEHLIAADEAITHLAKAVVPESIGRLALLGQKVSLSHADREASSSEDGQLIRLYNDQSLFLGIYQIDQKLAVFKPVKVFSA, encoded by the coding sequence ATGGACGGCATCTTGGCAGTTTGGAAGCCTGAAGGCTGGACTTCTCACGATGTGGTTGCGAAGGTTCGCCGAATTCTTAAGATGAAACGAATTGGACATGCTGGAACGCTTGATCCTATGGTTACGGGTGTTCTTCCTTTATGTCTGGGGCGTGCAACTAGGGTCGTTGAATATGTTCAAGAGCGGCCCAAGTCTTATGAAGCAGTATTGCAGCTCGGAATTGCTACGGATACAGAAGACATAACGGGTACGGTCATCGAGCAGCAATCTTCAGTAACTGTTACAGAGGAAGCGATTCGTGAAGCACTGCTGCGTTTTGTAGGCGAGATCGAACAGGTGCCTCCAATGTACTCTGCTGTCAAAATAGATGGTAAACGATTGTATGAGCTTGCACGAGAAGGCAAGACGGTTGAGCGGAAATCGAGAAAGGTGACGATTCATCAAATCGATCTCATTAACGTACAGCTAGAGCTGGAGCAGCCCAAAATTACGTTTTCTGTCGTATGTTCAAAAGGTACATATATTCGCACCTTATGTGTGGACGTTGGCAAAGCGTTAGGTGTCCCTGCGACAATGGCGCATTTGACGAGAACGATGTCAGGCGGCATAACGAAGGAAAGCTGCTTAACCTTAGAGCAAATTGAGGAATTGCAGCAATCAGGTCAATTAAGCGAGCATCTTATTGCCGCAGATGAAGCGATTACCCACTTAGCGAAAGCAGTGGTGCCGGAGTCGATTGGAAGGCTAGCGTTGCTGGGGCAGAAGGTTAGTTTATCCCATGCTGATCGTGAAGCTTCCTCAAGCGAGGATGGTCAATTAATTCGACTTTATAATGATCAAAGCTTATTTCTTGGAATATATCAAATTGATCAGAAGTTAGCGGTATTCAAGCCAGTTAAAGTCTTCTCGGCTTAA
- a CDS encoding bifunctional riboflavin kinase/FAD synthetase produces MEIIPLSFPLNGLSMLSLDKPLSIAIGHFDGVHRGHQNVIRQAVAEAKESEMLSAVLTFDPHPKEVLGQGDHYYRCLTPLDVKTALFEKLGVDLVFIMRFDLEFAEVTPERFVNDVLRVLRAKQVVVGFDFNFGHRGLGNTETLMQLGQPDISVHVIEPLIEKGIKVSSTYIREALEAGDFELAHSLLGRSYEVKGIVVHGDKRGRTIGFPTANLQINDPYIAPRIGVYAITAWIGEKAYSGVLNYGLKPTFNKNDPHPIMEAHLFDFNGDIYGEQIRLQFISFIRAEIKFNSIDDLIKQIEADSERAKEILGYTD; encoded by the coding sequence TTGGAAATTATACCATTAAGTTTTCCTTTAAACGGTTTGTCCATGTTATCGCTGGACAAGCCGCTTTCCATAGCAATCGGTCATTTTGACGGTGTTCATCGCGGGCATCAAAACGTCATCCGCCAGGCGGTAGCTGAGGCGAAGGAATCCGAAATGCTATCAGCGGTCTTGACCTTCGATCCTCATCCGAAGGAGGTGCTCGGGCAAGGGGACCATTATTACCGTTGCCTTACGCCACTTGACGTCAAAACAGCTTTATTCGAAAAGCTTGGTGTAGACCTCGTATTTATTATGAGGTTTGATCTCGAATTTGCGGAGGTCACTCCTGAGCGGTTTGTTAATGATGTTCTGCGCGTACTGCGTGCTAAGCAGGTAGTTGTAGGATTTGATTTCAATTTTGGTCATAGAGGATTAGGAAATACAGAGACCTTGATGCAACTTGGTCAGCCTGATATTTCTGTTCATGTGATTGAGCCTTTGATTGAGAAGGGGATTAAGGTAAGCAGCACCTATATTCGTGAAGCACTTGAAGCAGGTGATTTTGAACTTGCCCACAGTCTGCTTGGACGATCCTATGAGGTGAAGGGAATCGTTGTTCATGGTGATAAACGTGGACGTACAATCGGTTTTCCTACTGCGAACTTACAAATTAATGACCCCTATATTGCTCCGAGAATAGGTGTGTACGCCATTACAGCCTGGATCGGGGAAAAGGCATACTCCGGTGTTTTGAATTACGGTTTAAAGCCTACCTTTAACAAAAATGATCCTCATCCGATTATGGAAGCACATTTATTTGACTTCAACGGCGACATTTACGGTGAGCAGATTCGCCTGCAATTTATTTCTTTTATACGCGCTGAGATAAAATTCAATTCTATCGATGATTTAATCAAGCAAATTGAAGCTGATTCCGAGCGCGCAAAGGAAATACTAGGCTATACTGATTAA
- the rpsO gene encoding 30S ribosomal protein S15, with translation MAITQVRKNELIETHKTHATDTGSPEVQVAILTENIVNLTQHLREHKKDHHSRRGLLKMVGQRRKLLAYLKNNDVRRYSALIEKLGLRR, from the coding sequence ATGGCAATTACACAAGTACGTAAAAACGAACTGATTGAGACGCATAAGACACATGCAACTGATACCGGTTCTCCGGAAGTTCAAGTGGCTATCCTGACTGAAAACATCGTTAACTTGACTCAACATTTGCGGGAGCACAAGAAAGATCATCATTCCCGTCGTGGTTTGCTCAAGATGGTAGGTCAGCGCCGTAAGCTGCTTGCATACCTGAAAAACAATGATGTTAGACGTTACAGCGCATTGATCGAAAAACTCGGCCTACGCCGCTAA
- the pnp gene encoding polyribonucleotide nucleotidyltransferase, which yields MVQRIEMEVGGRPLSIETGRLAKQANAAVTVQYGETVVLCTVTASTGPKDLDFFPLTVNYEERLYAVGKIPGGFIKREGRPSEKAILSSRLTDRPIRPLFPEGFRNDVQVMNIVMSVDQDCSPEIAAMIGTSAALSISDVPFDGPIGGVNVGRVNGQFIINPTVEQSQETDIFVVVAGTKDAIMMVEAEANEVSESVMLEAIMFGHDEIKKIVAKIEELQAVAGKPKMEVKLHTVNEQVNADVRAYASAGLVEAIKVEEKHARQDAIDAVNSAAAAHFEEQYIDTPELISDVKEVLYDIVKEEVRRLISHDKIRPDGRSLDEIRPIECDVAILPRTHGTGLFTRGQTQALSICTLGAMGDVQILDGISPEETKRFMHHYNFPPFSVGEARPLRPPGRREIGHGALGERALSKVIPSEAEFPYTIRLVSEVLESNGSSSQASICASTLAMMDAGVPIKAPVAGIAMGLIKDGDHFAILSDIQGMEDHLGDMDFKVAGTAEGVTAIQMDIKIAGINRAILEQSLEQARQGRIFILGKMLESLPTTRANLSKYAPKILTLRINPDKIRDVIGAGGKIINKIIEETGVKIDIEQDGMVFIASSNEEMNQKAKSIIEGIVKEVVVGEIYLGTVKRVEKFGAFVEILPNKDGLVHISQLSTERVAKTEDVVNIGDQIKVKVTEIDQQGRINLSAKILMTPEASPQ from the coding sequence ATGGTACAACGAATCGAGATGGAAGTAGGCGGAAGACCTCTATCCATCGAAACAGGCCGTCTTGCTAAGCAAGCGAATGCAGCAGTAACCGTGCAATATGGCGAGACTGTCGTATTGTGTACGGTAACAGCATCAACAGGACCAAAGGATTTGGATTTCTTTCCACTGACGGTTAATTACGAAGAACGTTTGTATGCGGTTGGTAAGATTCCAGGTGGGTTCATTAAACGCGAAGGCCGTCCAAGTGAGAAGGCGATTTTGTCCAGCCGCCTTACAGACAGGCCTATTCGTCCGTTATTCCCTGAAGGCTTTCGTAATGACGTTCAGGTAATGAATATCGTTATGAGTGTGGATCAAGATTGCTCTCCAGAAATCGCGGCTATGATTGGAACTTCGGCAGCGCTGTCAATTTCCGATGTTCCATTTGACGGTCCTATTGGCGGAGTTAACGTTGGTCGTGTAAACGGTCAATTTATTATTAATCCTACGGTAGAGCAAAGCCAGGAAACGGATATTTTCGTAGTTGTAGCAGGAACAAAAGATGCAATTATGATGGTAGAAGCGGAAGCGAACGAAGTTTCTGAGTCAGTAATGCTCGAAGCTATTATGTTCGGTCACGATGAAATCAAAAAAATAGTTGCAAAGATTGAAGAGCTGCAAGCCGTTGCGGGCAAGCCGAAAATGGAAGTTAAGCTACATACCGTTAACGAGCAAGTTAATGCAGATGTTCGTGCCTATGCTTCTGCTGGTCTAGTCGAAGCCATTAAGGTTGAAGAGAAGCACGCTCGTCAAGATGCGATTGACGCAGTAAATAGTGCGGCTGCTGCCCACTTTGAAGAGCAATATATCGATACACCTGAACTGATATCCGATGTTAAGGAAGTTCTTTATGACATCGTGAAGGAAGAGGTTCGTCGACTAATTTCTCATGATAAAATTCGTCCTGACGGTCGTTCACTTGACGAGATTCGTCCAATTGAGTGTGATGTAGCGATTTTGCCGCGTACACATGGAACTGGATTGTTTACACGTGGACAAACACAGGCACTTAGCATTTGTACGCTTGGAGCAATGGGCGACGTTCAAATTTTGGATGGCATTTCTCCTGAAGAAACAAAACGCTTTATGCATCATTACAATTTCCCTCCGTTCAGCGTAGGCGAAGCTCGTCCGCTGCGTCCGCCTGGTCGTCGTGAAATTGGTCATGGTGCGCTGGGTGAGCGTGCACTTTCTAAGGTTATTCCTTCTGAAGCTGAATTCCCGTACACGATTCGTCTAGTATCTGAGGTTCTTGAATCGAATGGTTCATCTTCCCAAGCAAGCATTTGTGCAAGCACGCTGGCTATGATGGATGCAGGCGTTCCAATCAAGGCTCCTGTAGCGGGTATTGCAATGGGTCTGATTAAGGACGGAGACCATTTCGCTATCCTTTCGGATATTCAAGGTATGGAAGATCATCTTGGCGATATGGACTTTAAGGTTGCAGGTACTGCAGAAGGTGTTACGGCGATTCAAATGGACATCAAAATTGCGGGTATTAATCGTGCTATTTTGGAGCAATCTCTTGAGCAAGCGCGTCAAGGACGTATTTTCATTCTTGGTAAAATGCTTGAAAGTTTGCCGACGACACGAGCTAACCTGTCCAAGTATGCTCCTAAAATTTTGACGCTTCGTATTAACCCGGACAAAATCCGTGATGTTATTGGCGCAGGCGGTAAAATTATTAATAAAATTATTGAAGAAACAGGCGTTAAAATTGATATCGAGCAGGACGGAATGGTATTTATCGCTTCATCTAATGAAGAGATGAACCAAAAGGCGAAATCGATCATCGAAGGTATCGTGAAGGAAGTCGTCGTTGGCGAAATCTATCTTGGTACAGTTAAACGTGTCGAGAAATTCGGCGCATTCGTTGAAATTTTGCCGAACAAGGATGGTCTCGTCCATATTTCGCAGCTGTCAACAGAGCGTGTTGCCAAAACTGAGGACGTTGTAAACATTGGTGATCAAATTAAGGTTAAAGTAACCGAGATTGATCAGCAAGGCCGTATCAACTTGTCTGCAAAAATACTCATGACACCTGAAGCATCTCCACAATAA